The genomic segment GGCCGGTTTGTCGGCCGGACAAAGTCGATGCGTGGTTTTCCAGTGGCCGCGATGGTTGTTTGTTGAAGCCGGATGCTCCGCAATTGCATACGCGGACCAGACCGGACGCGTGGAAGGAATGGGCGGTGGCCGCGAATCGGCCGGCGGGGAGCGGGCGGCGGCAGATGTTCGACCATTTCTATTTCAGTCTGCAGGCGGCCGTCGCGGGGCTGGGGGTTGCCATCGGCCCCTGGCATCTCGTTCGCGACGATCTGGAAAGCGGTGTGCTGGTCGCGCCGATGGGTTTCGTGGAAGACGGCTCGCACTACTGCTTGTTGACGCCGGAACCCGTGACGGCCGGAAGCGCGCAGTCGGATCTGCTTGCGTGGTTGAAGGCAATGGTTTGACGGGTGCGGAAGGGTGCTCGGAGATGGTCGGCTAACGACGAACCCGATCGGCTGCTTCCGGCTGCAGATTCAATCGGTCGTGACCTCGGGCATCTGGCCGAAAGGCGAACTTCACGCTCGCACGTCCGGGCCGCTGGTAAACTCGGGCGGCCAAGACAACTTTTCCCGGTCACATGAGCACTCGACGCACCGACGCACCTGCCAACGTCACTTCAATGATGCGCAGGCCTTTGCGCCTTGTGTGACGAGGCTGGAATCAGAAAGCTGCGCCGGAACCTACGCCAGCGAATTTCTGAAAGCCGTTGCTGTTTGTTCAGGAGCAGAAATTCGCCCGGAACGCGCCAGTCACGGCCATCGAGCAATTCCCACTTCCCTATCCGCCATACTCCATATTGTTGACGGAATTTCTATGCCATTAACGGTTGGCATGCTTGCCCGACGTTGCGGCATTACCGTCCGCGCGTTGCACTACTACGATCAGACAGGTCTGCTGAAGCCGATCGGCCGCTCTACGTCAGGCTATCGGTTGTACGACGAAGCCAGCGTATCGACGATCAGGACGATCCAGGCGCTGCGTGGTCTGGGCCTGACACTGGATGCGATCGCGCAGATGCTGCGCAACCGGCAGCTCGCGCTGGCGGAAGTGATTGCCGAGAGCCGGCGCGCAATCGACGCTGAACTGACAAGGTTGAATGCGCTGAGCGAGCGGCTCGGGGTGCTGCAAGCGGCCTCCGATTCGGGCATGACCTGGCGCGATGCGGACTGGCCGGACACGCTCGCGTTGCTCGATCGGTATCGGGAACACTTCAACACGTCGGAAATTGCGACGATCCTTGCGCGTTGGAAGGACATGGAAGCGGCCTTGTCGACATTGTTTTCGGACGTGCGCGACGCAATGGATCGGCATGTCCCGCCGGACTCCCGCGAAGCGCAAAAGCTCGCGTATCGCTGGCTTGCCGCCGCGATGAAATGGATGGACGGCGACATCGGTATCACGCGGCGCTGGCGGCAGTTGCATGTCGGCGCGGCGCCGGCTCCCGACCATGCAGGGCTCGATCACACGCTGATCGCCTATATCGAACAGGCGACCCGTCTGCATCTGGCGGCCTGGCGGCGCCACCTGACGGACGACGAACTCCAGCGCCTCGACAAGACGCTGTCGGCCGAATGGATCACGCTCGGTGCAGACATCCGACGGGCGATCGCCTGCGGCGCCGACAATGGAGATTCCGCTTCGCTCGCGAGCCGCTGGCACTCGCTGCTCGAACGAACGGCGCGCGGCGACGTCGCGCTACGCCGCAAGCTGCAACAGGCACTGCGTGACGAGCCCATTCTGCAAGCCGGCCATCCGATCGATTCCGACGTACTCGCATGGCTGCAACGTCAGGGAGCCGTCATTGCCGACGACGGCAACGATGAGTCTGGCGCTTGACCCTCACGTGGACGTCAGGGTTCATGCTGGCGTCTTTTCATCGGAGGAAGCGCATGGACCCCATACCGGACGAACTGAACGAGTTCCGGATCGGTGCTCGTCCCGTTCGAGCAATGCGGCTGGACGGCGGTATCCTGGCCGCGCAGGTGGGTAACGGACCGCCAGCGGTCGTCGTACTGAATGGCGGACAAGCCTTCGTCTCGAAGGCGACCCCGCGTCGGCTGCGGCGCGACCTGCGCCGCGTTGCCGGTATCCTGCCGCCCGGCACGCCGTTCGTACTGCTCGGATATCCTGACAAGCCCGGCGCGCAATACCGGATCACCGACATCGTCGCGCATATCGCGCGCGCGATCGCCACGCATTGGCAGTGCACGACGCTCATCGGCATCTCGTTCGGAGGCGTCGTCGCGGCGCGCCTTGCGGCCGCCCATCCGGAACTCGTCTCACGACTCGTGCTGGTCTCGAGTGCGCATCGCCTGGCTCCGGACGGCTGTCGACTGGTCGAGCAGCAAATCATTCACGCGACCCGCTCCGAGTTCGTACGCCTGCTCGATACGATGTCCGGATGCTTCCGCGCGGGCTGGCGCAACCTGCTCCTGCGCGCTGCGTTGCTCGGCCGACGCCGCAGCGTCGCGTCGTCGGTCAACGCCAGACACGTCATAGTCCGCACCCTGCGCGCGTTGCGTGACGACGCACACGACGGTTCGCCGTGGCCCCGCCAGATCCGCGCAGATACGCTGATCGTCGGCGGCACCGCCGACCCGATCTTCGCCGACGCGGCGCGCGAAACGTCCTCGTGGGTGCCGTCGGTCACTCATCATGCGCTGCCAGGCGAAGGACATATGGTGATGATCGAGCGCCGGAGGCAGGTTGCCCGGCTCGTCCGGGACTGGCTCGATCCGCGATCCTGATCTTCGCGTTCACGGTACACGTCCGGGCTCGATCGTCTCGTTGATATCCACGAGGCCAGCCCACTGTCTTGGGGATCCGTGCGTCCCCGGATTGCCGTCGTCCCCTCATGGGATTTCTGAAACGGCTTTATAGACCATCTATTTCGTCAAAGAATCAAAATAATGTCCCAGATTTTCAGCCGCTATTGCATTCCGCTCGCCACGCTGACCTTTGCTGTCACCGCACATGCCGAGAACGAATATACGCTTTCGCTTGGCGGTGGCATCGCGCCGCGCTATCAAGGCAGCAATCAGTATCGAGGCGTCATCGGGCCGTCGTTTTCCGCCGTATTTTCCAACGGCTTTTTCATCAGCTCCACAGGCGGGGCAGGCTACCGCTATACATCGCCGCACGGCATGTTCGTGTCCGCATCGATCGGCTACGCGGGCGGGCGCAAGGATTCGAACCGTTTTAGCGGGGATGGTTCGGATTACCTGAAGGGCATGGGCAACGTGCCCGGTTCGGTGATCGCGCAGTGGCGGGCAGGCGTGCGCGACAAAGAGGGCGTCGAACTGTCGGTGACGATCGATGCCCCGATCACGCACACATCGCGCGGGTTCGCCGGACACATCGATCTGGCGGTGCCGCTGCTGCATGCGGGCAAGAATCAAATCGTCTTGACGGGAGCCGCACACGCGGCGACAGGCCGATATATGCAGACATTTTATGGCGTGACGGATGCGCAGGCGGCGTCAAGCGGATTCCGGCCGTATTCATTGACCGGCGGATTTCATGGCGCGTCGATGTCGTTCGCGTGGACGCACGCCGTGTCGCAACATTGGTCGGTTGTTGCAACGGCCGGGACATCGCGAATCCTTGGCCGCTACGGCGACAGCCCCATCGTGCAGACGCGGAGCAATTACTATGGGGGCGCAGGCATCAATTTCCGATTCTGAAAGAGGCCGGGAAATTTCCCGGCTTTTACACTGCTGTCGAATGTCTCAAAGTGGCCGGCGGCCATCTGAAGTGTTTCAGAACGGGACTTTGGCTTGGTGATCCCGAATGGGTGCCGTGAACTTTCGCGTCTGCACTTGATGTTGCGGATTCGATCGTGCTGCTGAATGTTGGCGGGTCGATATGATGATCGAACCTGGAACGCGCGAATGGTGGGCCTACAAGCGGGATCCGTCGATCAAGCGATCGCGTGCCGAAATGGTGATGCGAACCGCCGACGATATCCCGTATCTGAATCCGTCCGCGGTACTGCTGTTCAAGGCC from the Burkholderia pyrrocinia genome contains:
- a CDS encoding MerR family transcriptional regulator, with protein sequence MTSGIWPKGELHARTSGPLVNSGGQDNFSRSHEHSTHRRTCQRHFNDAQAFAPCVTRLESESCAGTYASEFLKAVAVCSGAEIRPERASHGHRAIPTSLSAILHIVDGISMPLTVGMLARRCGITVRALHYYDQTGLLKPIGRSTSGYRLYDEASVSTIRTIQALRGLGLTLDAIAQMLRNRQLALAEVIAESRRAIDAELTRLNALSERLGVLQAASDSGMTWRDADWPDTLALLDRYREHFNTSEIATILARWKDMEAALSTLFSDVRDAMDRHVPPDSREAQKLAYRWLAAAMKWMDGDIGITRRWRQLHVGAAPAPDHAGLDHTLIAYIEQATRLHLAAWRRHLTDDELQRLDKTLSAEWITLGADIRRAIACGADNGDSASLASRWHSLLERTARGDVALRRKLQQALRDEPILQAGHPIDSDVLAWLQRQGAVIADDGNDESGA
- a CDS encoding MipA/OmpV family protein, coding for MPLATLTFAVTAHAENEYTLSLGGGIAPRYQGSNQYRGVIGPSFSAVFSNGFFISSTGGAGYRYTSPHGMFVSASIGYAGGRKDSNRFSGDGSDYLKGMGNVPGSVIAQWRAGVRDKEGVELSVTIDAPITHTSRGFAGHIDLAVPLLHAGKNQIVLTGAAHAATGRYMQTFYGVTDAQAASSGFRPYSLTGGFHGASMSFAWTHAVSQHWSVVATAGTSRILGRYGDSPIVQTRSNYYGGAGINFRF
- a CDS encoding alpha/beta fold hydrolase, producing the protein MDPIPDELNEFRIGARPVRAMRLDGGILAAQVGNGPPAVVVLNGGQAFVSKATPRRLRRDLRRVAGILPPGTPFVLLGYPDKPGAQYRITDIVAHIARAIATHWQCTTLIGISFGGVVAARLAAAHPELVSRLVLVSSAHRLAPDGCRLVEQQIIHATRSEFVRLLDTMSGCFRAGWRNLLLRAALLGRRRSVASSVNARHVIVRTLRALRDDAHDGSPWPRQIRADTLIVGGTADPIFADAARETSSWVPSVTHHALPGEGHMVMIERRRQVARLVRDWLDPRS